The proteins below come from a single Salvelinus fontinalis isolate EN_2023a unplaced genomic scaffold, ASM2944872v1 scaffold_0250, whole genome shotgun sequence genomic window:
- the LOC129844923 gene encoding putative protein FAM47C isoform X1, which yields MLRTRLHAVGVSRLRTRLHAVGVSRLRTRLHAVGVSRLRIRLHAVGVSRLRIRLHAVGVSRLRIRLHAVGVSRLRTRLHAVGVISRLRTRLHAVGVSRLRTRLHAVGVSRLRTRLHAVGVSRLRTRLHAVGVSRLRTRLHAVGVSRLRTRLHAVGVSRLRTRLHAVGVSRLRTRLHAVGVSRLRTRLHAVGVSRLRARLHAVGVSRLRTRLHAVGVSRLRTRLHAVGVSRLRTRLHAVGVSRLRTRLHAVGVSRLRTRLHAVGVSRLRIRLHAVGVSRLRIRLHAVAVSRLRIRLHAVGVSRLRTRLHAVGVSRLRTRLHAVGVSRLRTRLHAVGVSRLRTRLHAVGVSRLRTRLHAVGVSRLRTRLHAVGVSRLRTRLHAVGVSRLRIRLHAVGVSRLRTRLHAVGVSRLRTRLHAVGISRLRTRLHAVGVSRLRTRLRAVGVSRLRTRLHAVGVSRLRTRLHAVGVSRLRTRLHAVGVSRLRIRLHAVGVSRLRTRLHAVGVSRRIRLHAVGVSRLRTRLHAVGVSRLRTRLHAVGVSRLRTRLHAVGVSRVSGPVRQDSDLQG from the exons atgttaaggaccagattacatgcagtaggagttagcaggttaaggaccagattacatgcagtaggagttagtaggttaaggaccagattacatgcggtaggagttagcaggttaaggatcagattacatgcagtaggagttagcaggttaaggatcagattacatgcagtaggagttagcaggttaaggatcagattacatgcagtaggagttagcaggttaaggaccagattacatgcagtaggagttattagcaggttaaggaccagattacatgcagtaggagttagcaggttgaggaccagattacatgcagtaggagttagcaggttgaggaccagattacatgcagtaggagttagcaggttaaggaccagattacatgcagtaggagttagcaggttgaggaccagattacatgcagtaggagttagcaggttgaggaccagattacatgcagtaggagttagcaggttgaggaccagattacatgcagtaggagttagcaggttaaggaccagattacatgcagtaggagttagcaggttaaggaccagattacatgcagtaggagttagcaggttaagggccagattacatgcagtaggagttagcaggttaaggaccagattacatgcagtaggagttagcaggttaaggaccagattacatgcagtaggagttagcag gttaaggaccagattacatgcagtaggagttagcag gttaaggaccagattacatgcagtaggagttagcaggttaaggaccagattacatgcagtaggagttagcaggttaaggatcagattacatgcagtaggaGTTAGCAGGTTAAGGATCAGATTACATGCAGTAGCAGTTAGCAGGTTAAGGATcagattacatgcagtaggagttagcaggttaaggaccagattacatgcagtaggagttagcag gttaaggaccagattacatgcagtaggagttagcaggttaaggaccagattacatgcagtaggagttagcaggttaaggaccagattacatgcagtaggagttagcag gttaaggaccagattacatgcagtaggagttagcaggttaaggaccagattacatgcagtaggaGTTAGCAG gttaaggaccagattacatgcagtaggagttagcaggttaaggatcagattacatgcagtaggagttagcaggttaaggaccagattacatgcagtaggagttagcaggttaaggaccagattacatgcagtaggaATTAGCAGGTTGAGGaccagattacatgcagtaggaGTTAGCAGGTTGAGGACCAGATTACGTGCAGTAGGAGTTAGCAGGTTAAGGaccagattacatgcagtaggagttagcaggttaaggaccagattacatgcagtaggagttagcaggttaaggaccagattacatgcagtaggagttagcaggttaaggatcagattacatgcagtaggagttagcaggttaaggaccagattacatgcagtaggaGTTAGCAGAAGGATcagattacatgcagtaggagttagcag GTTAAGGaccagattacatgcagtaggagttagcaggttaaggaccagattacatgcagtaggagttagcaggttaaggaccagattacatgcagtaggaGTTAGCAGAGTTAGTGGTCCAGTCAGACAGGACAGTGATCTACAGGGTTAG
- the LOC129844923 gene encoding putative protein FAM47C isoform X2: MLRTRLHAVGVSRLRTRLHAVGVSRLRTRLHAVGVSRLRIRLHAVGVSRLRIRLHAVGVSRLRIRLHAVGVSRLRTRLHAVGVISRLRTRLHAVGVSRLRTRLHAVGVSRLRTRLHAVGVSRLRTRLHAVGVSRLRTRLHAVGVSRLRTRLHAVGVSRLRTRLHAVGVSRLRTRLHAVGVSRLRTRLHAVGVSRLRARLHAVGVSRLRTRLHAVGVSRLRTRLHAVGVSRLRTRLHAVGVSRLRTRLHAVGVSRLRTRLHAVGVSRLRIRLHAVGVSRLRIRLHAVAVSRLRIRLHAVGVSRLRTRLHAVGVSRLRTRLHAVGVSRLRTRLHAVGVSRLRTRLHAVGVSRLRTRLHGVGVSRLRTRLHAVAVSRLRTRLHAVGVSRLRIRLHAVGVSRLRTRIHAVGVSRLRTRLHAVGVSRLRTRLHAVGVSRLRIRLHAVGVSRLRTRLHAVGVSRLRTRLHAVGVSRLRTRLHAVGVSRLRIRLHAVGVSRLRTRLHAVGVYMQ; this comes from the exons atgttaaggaccagattacatgcagtaggagttagcaggttaaggaccagattacatgcagtaggagttagtaggttaaggaccagattacatgcggtaggagttagcaggttaaggatcagattacatgcagtaggagttagcaggttaaggatcagattacatgcagtaggagttagcaggttaaggatcagattacatgcagtaggagttagcaggttaaggaccagattacatgcagtaggagttattagcaggttaaggaccagattacatgcagtaggagttagcaggttgaggaccagattacatgcagtaggagttagcaggttgaggaccagattacatgcagtaggagttagcaggttaaggaccagattacatgcagtaggagttagcaggttgaggaccagattacatgcagtaggagttagcaggttgaggaccagattacatgcagtaggagttagcaggttgaggaccagattacatgcagtaggagttagcaggttaaggaccagattacatgcagtaggagttagcaggttaaggaccagattacatgcagtaggagttagcaggttaagggccagattacatgcagtaggagttagcaggttaaggaccagattacatgcagtaggagttagcaggttaaggaccagattacatgcagtaggagttagcag gttaaggaccagattacatgcagtaggagttagcag gttaaggaccagattacatgcagtaggagttagcaggttaaggaccagattacatgcagtaggagttagcaggttaaggatcagattacatgcagtaggaGTTAGCAGGTTAAGGATCAGATTACATGCAGTAGCAGTTAGCAGGTTAAGGATcagattacatgcagtaggagttagcaggttaaggaccagattacatgcagtaggagttagcag gttaaggaccagattacatgcagtaggagttagcaggttaaggaccagattacatgcagtaggagttagcaggttaaggaccagattacatgcagtaggagttagcaggttaaggaccagattacatggagtaggagttagcaggttaaggaccagattacatgcagtagcagttagcaggttaaggaccagattacatgcagtaggaGTTAGCAGGTTGAGGATcagattacatgcagtaggagttagcaggttaaggaccagaatacatgcagtaggagttagcaggttgaggaccagattacatgcagtaggagttagcaggttgaggaccagattacatgcagtaggagttagcaggttaaggatcagattacatgcagtaggagttagcaggttaaggactagattacatgcagtaggagttagcaggttaaggaccagattacatgcagtgggagttagcaggttaaggaccagattacatgcagtgggagttagcaggttaaggatcagattacatgcagtaggagttagcaggttaaggaccagattacatgcagtaggagtttacatgcagtag